Proteins found in one Cryptococcus neoformans var. grubii H99 chromosome 14, complete sequence genomic segment:
- a CDS encoding MFS transporter, SP family, solute carrier family 2 (myo-inositol transporter), member 13, with product MAILISDVFFTIGAVLIASSYSVPQMIVGRIILGIGVGGAAVIAPLFITETAPTAVRGRCIGVNAFFIPFGQVVADAIGAGVQNVHNGWRLLFALGVVPSVLQLLLFHYLPESPRILILKGDTDRARTVFQSIYPTATRDMIDYKFRVAQEYVAATTALQSETTFWERVKKVWKTGSYRRSITTVSVLQAAGQLCGFNTLLYYAGTLFGLLGLSNPALGGLIPAGTNAVFVLIGMSLVDKVGRRGLMLFGVPIMLLGLVWNIIGFYYLCKPTGGFLDTSYSYDTTNVGVVIGGIVFFVVGYGLTYSHLVWYQAEYLALEVRSMGSGVATTVCWIANLVVSVSYLSELETMTPSGTYGFYLGLSVIGFAFVVFCFPETKQLSIDETSLLFENDWGVKRSVQMRKERRETRKRFQDAELAEAATAHLEARQQKSTSVSPAELSKFMAGLKGNKRKPSVLVKTAT from the exons ATGGCCATTTTGATATCTGATGTCTT CTTTACCATCGGTGCCGTGCTCATTGCATCCAGTTACTCTGTCCCACAAATGATTGTCGGTCGAATTATCCTCGGTATTGGAGTCGGTGGCGCAGCTGTCATTGCTCCCCTTTTCATCACTGAAACAGCGCCCACCGCGGTGCGCGGTCGATGTATTGGTGTCAA CGCCTTCTTTATTCCCTTTGGTCAGGTCGTCGCAGATGCTATCGGTGCAGGTGTACAGAATGTGCACAATGGGTGGCGATTACTTT TTGCTCTGGGTGTTGTCCCTTCAGTCCTTCaacttctcctcttccattaTCTTCCCGAGTCACCACGTATCCTTATCCTCAAAGGAGATACCGACCGCGCTCGTACAGTTTTCCAGTCTATTTATCCAACTGCTACTCGTGACATGATTGACTACAAGTTTCGCGTTGCTCAAGAATACGTCGCTGCCACAACAGCGCTTCAATCTGAGACCACTTTCTGGGAAAGAGTGAAGAAAGTATGGAAAACAGGATCTTACCGACGATCTATCACTACTGTCAGTGTTCTTCAAGCCGCTGGTCAACTCTGTGGTTTCAACACCCTTCTCTATTATGCCGGCACTCTCTTCGGTCTCCTTGGTCTGTCTAACCCAGCCTTGGGCGGTCTTATCCCTGCTGGTACAAACGCCGTCTTTGTTTTGATTGGAATGTCTCTTGTTGACAAAGTCGGAAGACGAGGGTTGATGTTATTTGGCGTGCCAATCATG CTCCTTGGTCTTGTGTGGAACATAATTGGTTTCTATT ACTTGTGCAAACCGACCGGAGGATTCCTTGACACTTCTTACAGCTACGACACAACAAACGTCGGTGTTGTAATTGGTGGtatcgtcttcttcgtcgtcggTTACGGTCTCACCTACAGTCATCTTGTTTGGTACCAGGCGGAGTATTTGGCTCTGGAAGTACGATCCATGGGGTCTGGTGTTGCCACCACTGTTTGTTGGATTGCCAACCTTGTTGTCTCTGTCTCATATCTTTCAGAGCTCGAAACGATGACTCCTTCTGGTACTTATGGCTTCTATCTTGGTCTCAGTGTGATCGGCTTTGCGTTCGTCGTGTTCTGCTTCCCAGAAACCA AGCAACTGTCGATCGACGAGACATCTCTTTTGTTCGAGAACGATTGGGGAGTCAAGCGATCTGTGCAGATGCGCAAAGAACGACGCGAGACCCGAAAACGATTCCAGGATGCCGAACTCGCCGAAGCTGCCACAGCTCACCTCGAAGCTCGCCAGCAAAAGTCGACTTCGGTCAGTCCTGCCGAACTCTCCAAGTTTATGGCTGGTTTGAAGGGCAACAAGAGAAAACCTTCAGTGTTGGTTAAAACCGCAACTTGA